A window from Rhizosphaericola mali encodes these proteins:
- a CDS encoding C1 family peptidase gives MKKFLISASLLALSSLTFAQDNYTIIKNNATTSVKNQGQSGTCWCYSSTAMTESDVLKNSTRPLDISETFTVYNLYLDKAIKYIRRQGNTRFTEGGLGQDMVNAVAEFGTVPQEIYPGIGGDTIMKHDYKMQIVLKKYLDSVIEVSKEKLDTSWLNGYTQILQSYLGTPPSSFQYEGKEYTPKSFAKAFIKEQPSDFIGLTSFTHHPFYSEFAMEVPDNYNSNMYYNLPLEEFIQTTKDCIAKGYTLTWDADVSNQGFRQGKGLALLTLNSDDAAKFPTFTEPTYTQQLRQQLFDEQIMQDDHLMQITGLAKDEKGNEFFIVKNSWGEVGPHKGFIYVSVPYFAINTISVVVNKKAVPKKELDKLKVQL, from the coding sequence ATGAAAAAATTTCTTATTAGTGCTAGTTTGCTAGCCTTATCCTCTCTAACATTCGCACAAGATAATTATACAATTATCAAAAACAATGCGACAACTTCCGTTAAAAACCAAGGTCAATCTGGGACTTGCTGGTGTTACTCAAGTACAGCGATGACCGAAAGTGATGTATTAAAAAATTCTACAAGGCCTCTAGACATTTCCGAAACATTTACCGTATACAATTTGTATTTGGATAAGGCGATTAAATATATCCGCAGACAAGGAAATACCAGATTTACAGAAGGTGGATTGGGACAAGATATGGTCAATGCCGTAGCAGAATTTGGCACCGTACCGCAAGAAATCTATCCAGGAATCGGTGGTGATACAATTATGAAGCACGACTATAAAATGCAAATTGTATTAAAAAAATATTTGGATAGTGTGATTGAAGTTAGCAAGGAAAAATTAGATACAAGTTGGCTCAATGGTTATACGCAAATATTGCAAAGTTATCTAGGAACACCGCCAAGTTCGTTTCAATATGAAGGTAAAGAATATACCCCAAAATCATTTGCAAAAGCATTTATTAAAGAGCAACCATCGGACTTTATCGGCCTAACTTCCTTTACGCATCATCCTTTTTATTCAGAATTTGCGATGGAAGTTCCCGACAACTATAATAGCAATATGTACTATAATCTACCGTTGGAAGAATTTATTCAAACAACAAAAGATTGCATAGCAAAAGGCTACACTTTGACTTGGGATGCGGACGTGAGTAATCAAGGATTCAGACAAGGAAAAGGTCTTGCTCTTTTAACGTTAAATAGTGATGACGCTGCAAAATTTCCAACATTTACAGAACCAACGTATACACAACAATTACGTCAACAACTATTTGATGAGCAGATTATGCAAGACGATCATTTGATGCAAATTACCGGCTTAGCAAAGGATGAGAAAGGCAATGAATTTTTCATAGTAAAAAATTCTTGGGGGGAGGTTGGCCCACACAAAGGATTTATCTATGTGAGTGTTCCATATTTTGCGATTAATACCATTTCAGTAGTAGTGAATAAAAAAGCCGTTCCTAAAAAGGAATTAGACAAATTGAAAGTTCAATTATAA
- a CDS encoding DUF6427 family protein — protein MIAPPRVVIPEEYYLLHRIFTPLNQFPTFFLIFLYQILIVVQGVRLCSVVNNMQLFPKENFLVGMVYILFTAMLPDWNNITGALIINTLFIEIIGQFKRLSTLDKPEKAVFNLSFFTGIAIIIYPPSIIWALLILIACISLARFKIHHILVWLIGLLLPFYFLAAILFLNNHLGQFLRYIPDFDLTDHRSQIRDPHFAITGILILITTFIGIISGQRNSGKIIITARKVWVWITAALFLTALIYFIFKSENNSVLLLSVLPAAILSGNSFYFAKKKWIAGLWFWMLIMMIWFLNSKIPIHIKWLHI, from the coding sequence ATGATAGCTCCGCCTCGGGTTGTTATTCCTGAAGAGTATTATTTATTACATAGGATATTTACCCCATTGAATCAATTCCCAACATTTTTCTTGATTTTTCTATATCAGATTTTAATTGTTGTACAAGGAGTAAGATTATGCAGTGTAGTTAATAATATGCAATTGTTCCCTAAGGAAAATTTCCTCGTCGGAATGGTATACATCTTATTTACCGCAATGCTACCAGATTGGAACAATATTACTGGAGCACTGATTATCAATACTTTATTCATTGAAATCATTGGACAATTTAAAAGATTGAGTACATTGGATAAACCTGAAAAAGCGGTTTTCAATCTGAGTTTTTTTACAGGTATTGCAATTATTATTTACCCACCTTCTATTATATGGGCATTATTGATATTAATCGCATGTATATCATTGGCAAGGTTCAAAATACACCATATCTTAGTGTGGCTGATTGGATTATTATTACCGTTTTATTTCTTAGCTGCTATATTATTCTTAAATAATCATTTAGGACAATTTCTCAGATATATCCCTGATTTTGACCTTACAGACCATAGATCACAGATTAGAGATCCACACTTTGCGATAACGGGAATTTTGATTTTGATTACCACATTTATAGGCATTATTTCTGGACAAAGAAACAGTGGAAAAATCATCATTACAGCAAGAAAGGTTTGGGTATGGATAACAGCAGCATTATTCCTCACTGCATTGATCTATTTTATATTCAAAAGTGAAAATAACAGTGTCTTGTTACTATCCGTATTACCAGCAGCAATTTTATCTGGCAATTCATTTTATTTTGCAAAAAAGAAGTGGATAGCTGGTTTATGGTTTTGGATGTTGATCATGATGATATGGTTTTTAAATTCTAAAATTCCGATTCACATCAAGTGGTTACACATATAA
- a CDS encoding KUP/HAK/KT family potassium transporter, which yields MGKKHLQGVSAAGLIVALGIIYGDIGTSPLYVLNAIVRGRIINERLIIGAISCIIWTLTLQTTVKYVILTLQADNNGEGGIFSLYALVRRQKKWLVIPAMIGGAALLADGVITPPVTVTSAIEGLRLIHNKYIDLSGITTGEIVGIVILIIGFLFFLQQFGTASIGKFFGPIMFFWFAMLAVFGAMNIPQYWAILKSLNPYYAFELLYNYPHGFWLLGAIFLCTTGAEALYSDMGHCGKENIHYTWIFVKTCLILNYLGQGAWLLAQKSGVYVDAPEVQVATNAFFGMMPTWFKLPGIIIATFAAIIASQALISGAFTLIAEALRLNLWPKVKVNYPTEEKGQVYIPGINWLLCFGCIFIVLFFEESSKMEGAYGLAITLCMISTSILFANYLLGKRVNKLWILLYLVVFLVIEFSFLFANLDKFPHGGYVTVLLAGILFYIMYTWFRARKIKNRYVEFVKLEHYIPMIQELSNDKTVAKYATHLVYMTSADNPKEIEHKIVYSVLNRKPKRADIYWFVHVDVLDDPYTCEFMVEHIIPNDIIRVEFRLGFRVEQRISLMLRKVVEDLARNREVNITSRYESLERNNVAGDFQFIVMEKYLSSDNELSIWDKIIMKSYFWLKQVSLSEERGFGLDPSYVQVEKFPLIVSPSSDVPLRRIFPKEKY from the coding sequence GTGGGTAAAAAACATTTGCAAGGTGTCTCCGCAGCAGGCCTTATTGTTGCCTTAGGTATTATTTATGGAGATATCGGTACATCTCCTTTATATGTTTTAAATGCAATTGTACGAGGACGTATTATAAACGAAAGACTTATCATAGGTGCTATTTCTTGTATCATCTGGACTTTGACCTTACAAACAACAGTGAAATATGTTATACTTACCTTACAAGCCGATAATAATGGCGAAGGTGGTATTTTCAGTTTGTATGCATTGGTAAGGCGGCAAAAAAAATGGTTAGTCATTCCTGCTATGATTGGTGGTGCAGCATTATTAGCCGATGGCGTGATCACGCCACCTGTTACTGTAACCTCGGCCATTGAAGGTTTAAGATTAATACATAACAAGTACATTGATCTTTCTGGTATAACGACTGGTGAGATTGTAGGGATTGTTATATTGATTATTGGATTTTTATTTTTTCTACAACAATTTGGCACAGCCTCCATCGGTAAGTTTTTTGGTCCAATTATGTTCTTTTGGTTTGCCATGTTAGCGGTATTTGGTGCGATGAATATTCCGCAGTATTGGGCAATATTGAAGTCATTGAATCCCTATTATGCATTTGAATTATTGTATAATTATCCACATGGTTTTTGGCTATTAGGTGCAATTTTCTTGTGTACGACAGGGGCAGAGGCGCTATATTCAGATATGGGACATTGTGGTAAGGAAAACATTCATTACACATGGATATTTGTAAAAACTTGTTTGATTTTAAATTACTTGGGACAAGGTGCGTGGTTATTGGCACAAAAATCTGGCGTATATGTAGATGCACCCGAAGTGCAAGTAGCCACTAATGCATTCTTTGGAATGATGCCCACATGGTTTAAGTTACCGGGAATTATCATTGCGACATTTGCCGCTATTATTGCTTCTCAAGCATTGATCTCTGGCGCATTTACCTTGATCGCTGAAGCATTGCGTCTAAATCTTTGGCCGAAAGTAAAAGTGAATTATCCAACAGAAGAAAAAGGACAAGTATATATACCTGGTATCAACTGGTTACTTTGTTTTGGATGCATTTTCATCGTCTTATTTTTCGAAGAATCTTCCAAAATGGAAGGAGCTTATGGATTGGCTATTACGCTCTGTATGATTAGTACATCCATTTTATTTGCCAATTATCTGTTGGGTAAGCGGGTAAATAAGCTTTGGATATTGCTGTATCTGGTCGTATTTCTTGTTATTGAATTCTCATTCTTATTTGCCAATTTGGACAAATTTCCACACGGTGGTTATGTGACTGTGTTATTGGCGGGTATTCTTTTTTACATCATGTACACTTGGTTCAGAGCTCGAAAAATCAAGAATAGATATGTGGAATTTGTAAAATTGGAACATTATATCCCAATGATTCAAGAGCTAAGCAATGACAAAACAGTAGCGAAATATGCAACCCATTTGGTTTACATGACAAGTGCGGACAATCCTAAAGAAATTGAACATAAAATCGTATATTCTGTATTGAATCGTAAACCAAAACGTGCGGATATTTATTGGTTTGTGCATGTGGATGTTTTGGATGATCCATACACTTGTGAATTTATGGTAGAACATATTATTCCAAATGATATCATTCGTGTGGAATTTAGATTGGGTTTCCGTGTAGAACAGCGTATTTCCTTGATGTTGCGTAAGGTTGTAGAAGATCTTGCAAGAAATAGAGAGGTGAATATTACGAGCCGTTACGAAAGTTTGGAGCGTAACAATGTCGCTGGTGATTTCCAATTTATTGTGATGGAAAAATATTTATCAAGTGACAATGAATTGTCTATTTGGGATAAGATCATTATGAAATCCTATTTCTGGTTAAAACAAGTGAGTTTGAGTGAAGAGCGTGGTTTTGGATTAGATCCAAGTTATGTACAGGTGGAAAAATTCCCATTAATTGTATCTCCTTCTTCGGATGTTCCTTTACGAAGGATTTTCCCGAAAGAAAAATATTAG
- a CDS encoding DUF1398 domain-containing protein: protein MFTVTQIEEAHAKVKSGSGFPQYIQEIKQLGVLRFETWVKDSHTIYFGANNYSTQSVSKYTELTINPILNKALFIERLRTHQQGNTDYYTFCKDCAVNGVVKWLMDLNTFTCTYFDIDNNIVFEETIPH from the coding sequence ATGTTTACAGTAACGCAAATAGAAGAAGCGCATGCAAAAGTAAAGTCTGGATCTGGCTTTCCGCAGTACATCCAAGAAATTAAACAATTAGGAGTGCTCCGTTTTGAAACTTGGGTAAAAGACAGTCATACTATATATTTTGGAGCAAATAATTATAGTACACAATCTGTATCTAAATATACAGAATTGACTATAAATCCAATTTTGAATAAAGCATTATTTATCGAAAGATTACGCACGCACCAACAAGGTAACACAGATTATTATACATTTTGCAAAGATTGTGCGGTCAATGGAGTCGTAAAATGGCTCATGGATTTGAATACATTTACATGTACATATTTTGATATTGATAATAATATAGTATTCGAAGAGACCATTCCACATTAA
- a CDS encoding 23S rRNA (pseudouridine(1915)-N(3))-methyltransferase RlmH — protein MKLQFWSIGKAHESYVKAGIEDFTKRANNYYSTDWKIIASVKKAASLSENELKKAEAKILLQELQKEDVLVLLDERGRMLSSPKLAELIERFANQSAKRVIFLIGGAFGVDDSVFSRANFVWSLSELVFPHMLVRLILSEQLYRACTIIKGEKYHHI, from the coding sequence ATGAAACTACAATTTTGGTCTATTGGAAAGGCGCATGAGAGTTATGTAAAAGCCGGAATTGAAGATTTTACAAAACGAGCGAATAATTATTATAGTACGGACTGGAAAATAATTGCAAGTGTAAAAAAAGCGGCTTCGCTCTCTGAGAATGAATTGAAAAAAGCAGAAGCAAAAATCCTTTTACAAGAGTTACAAAAGGAGGATGTTTTGGTGCTTTTAGATGAAAGAGGTAGAATGCTTTCTTCGCCTAAGTTAGCCGAGTTAATTGAACGTTTTGCCAATCAAAGTGCTAAAAGAGTAATTTTTCTAATTGGTGGAGCTTTCGGAGTCGATGATAGTGTATTTTCTCGTGCTAATTTTGTGTGGAGTTTGTCCGAATTGGTATTTCCACACATGCTCGTTCGCCTAATATTATCTGAGCAATTATATCGTGCATGTACCATTATAAAAGGAGAGAAGTATCATCATATATAG
- a CDS encoding hydrogen peroxide-inducible genes activator, protein MTFTQLEYIIAVDTYRHFATAAEHCYVTQPTLSMQVQKLEEELSIKIFDRSKQPVIPTEMGEAIILQAKKIMQERNELQDLISSKNGIVNGELRIGIIPTLAPYLLPLCIPKFTKKYPNVKVQVTELITENTIQQLKEGKIDVGIVVTPLHETNIKEDVLFYEKLIAYVSEKNKLYQKEFILSKDIDPNKLWLLEEGHCFRSQIINLCELRKNSKEGSLFEYEAGSLETLRRMVDMGDGITILPQLATDDLNKSQKERLRNFSSPAPVREVSLITHKDFVKKRLVNALKNVILESIPKSVKENKKEAIIPIEK, encoded by the coding sequence ATGACATTCACACAATTAGAATATATTATTGCAGTTGACACCTATCGACATTTTGCTACGGCGGCAGAGCATTGTTATGTGACGCAACCAACATTGAGCATGCAAGTGCAAAAATTGGAGGAAGAATTGAGTATCAAGATTTTTGATCGTTCCAAACAACCTGTTATCCCCACAGAAATGGGCGAAGCGATTATTTTGCAAGCAAAAAAGATCATGCAAGAGCGCAATGAATTGCAGGATCTCATATCCTCTAAAAACGGCATTGTTAACGGTGAATTACGTATCGGAATTATCCCAACTTTGGCGCCTTATCTTTTGCCATTATGTATCCCAAAATTTACCAAAAAATATCCCAATGTTAAGGTACAAGTAACTGAATTAATTACAGAAAATACGATCCAACAATTAAAAGAAGGCAAGATTGATGTAGGCATTGTGGTTACGCCTTTACATGAAACAAATATCAAAGAAGATGTTTTGTTTTATGAAAAATTGATTGCTTACGTTTCTGAAAAGAACAAACTATACCAAAAGGAATTTATTCTTTCCAAAGATATTGATCCAAATAAACTATGGCTTTTGGAAGAAGGGCATTGTTTCCGCTCGCAAATTATCAATTTATGCGAACTGCGTAAAAATAGTAAAGAAGGTAGTTTGTTTGAATACGAAGCGGGCAGTTTGGAAACACTACGTCGCATGGTCGACATGGGCGACGGCATCACTATTTTACCGCAATTAGCGACGGATGATTTGAACAAATCTCAAAAAGAAAGACTTCGAAATTTCTCTAGTCCAGCACCAGTAAGAGAAGTCAGCTTAATAACCCATAAAGATTTTGTCAAAAAAAGATTGGTAAATGCTTTGAAAAATGTCATTTTAGAATCTATTCCAAAATCGGTCAAGGAAAATAAAAAAGAAGCAATTATTCCTATAGAAAAATAA
- the mutS gene encoding DNA mismatch repair protein MutS yields the protein MLTTRLSYLSIEFYLRSMAKASSETPMMQQHKAIKQKYPDAILLFRVGDFYETFAEDAIKASQILGITLTKRSSSNADAPDLAGFPHHALDTYLHKLVKAGYRVAIVDQLEDPKQAKGLVKRGVTELVTPGIATSDKMLDNNSNNFLASIFFTEKEKTGIAFTDISTGEFFVAEGDLEYVEKLIQSLRPSEVIFQRSYQKYFKSTFGNSIYTYTLDSWIFEEAFTTELLLKHFQTHSLKGFGIEKMHSGIIAAGAILYYLKETEHPNLQHLTQIQRIEKDDYLWMDQFTIRNLEILGNGYQEGNNLLKVLDNTSSPMGARLLKRWLVLPLKDRKKINERLDTVEFFIKETEMRTQIQQYIKDSGDVERLVSKIPLKKINPREIVQLAKGLGNAEKVKQSLGESTQPYLQRLEDAINPCRYILEKIEKEINENPPVAIAKGDVIRDGVDAELDDLRKIATNGKSYLQELQQREGEKTGISSLKIGFNNVFGYYLEVTNLHKDKVPETWIRKQTLTNAERYITPELKEYEEKITGAEDKIAAIEARIYDALLQELQDYIAPIQTNASVLAILDCLICFANNALQFKYKKPEVHEGFALDLKEARHPVIERYLPAGDHYVANDIYLDPQSQQILILTGPNMSGKSALLRQTALITLMAHIGSFVPADSAKVPLTDKIFTRVGASDNLSGGESTFMVEMNETASIINNISPRSLILLDEIGRGTSTYDGISIAWSIVEYLHNAMAKPKTFFATHYHELNNLEEKLDGVKNFHVTNKEIGGKIIFLRKLAPGGSTHSFGIHVAKMAGMPPELLHRANEILHTLEEKNGENEIVSHSDIGEKIKKISTPELQLNIFDSYTDTYEQIRKQLTNIDINRLTPVEALMKLNEIKQLIKS from the coding sequence ATGTTGACAACTCGACTTTCCTATTTATCGATAGAATTTTACCTTCGCTCAATGGCAAAAGCGAGTTCAGAAACCCCGATGATGCAACAGCATAAGGCAATTAAGCAAAAATATCCTGATGCGATATTATTGTTTAGGGTAGGTGATTTTTACGAAACATTTGCAGAAGATGCGATTAAAGCATCTCAGATTTTGGGTATTACTTTGACCAAAAGAAGTAGTAGTAATGCAGATGCGCCAGACTTGGCGGGCTTTCCGCACCATGCGTTAGACACATATTTGCATAAATTAGTAAAAGCGGGTTATCGTGTTGCGATCGTGGACCAGTTAGAAGATCCCAAACAAGCGAAAGGTTTGGTGAAAAGAGGGGTGACGGAGCTCGTAACGCCGGGAATAGCGACGAGTGATAAAATGCTAGATAATAACAGCAACAATTTTCTCGCGTCTATTTTCTTTACCGAAAAGGAAAAAACAGGGATCGCTTTCACCGATATTTCCACAGGTGAGTTTTTTGTAGCGGAAGGAGATTTGGAATATGTGGAAAAATTAATCCAAAGTTTGCGTCCATCGGAAGTTATTTTTCAAAGAAGTTATCAGAAATATTTCAAATCTACTTTTGGAAATAGCATTTATACGTACACTTTAGATAGTTGGATTTTTGAGGAAGCATTTACGACGGAATTGCTTTTGAAACATTTTCAAACCCATTCATTAAAAGGATTTGGTATTGAAAAAATGCATTCTGGTATCATTGCTGCCGGTGCGATTTTGTACTATTTGAAAGAAACGGAGCATCCCAATCTGCAACATTTGACACAAATACAGCGGATTGAAAAAGACGATTATTTGTGGATGGACCAATTTACGATTCGTAATTTGGAAATTTTGGGCAATGGTTATCAAGAAGGAAATAATTTACTCAAAGTTTTGGATAATACGTCCAGCCCAATGGGCGCAAGGCTTCTGAAACGTTGGTTAGTATTACCACTAAAAGATCGTAAGAAAATTAATGAGCGTTTGGATACTGTGGAGTTTTTTATAAAAGAAACTGAAATGCGCACACAAATCCAACAATATATCAAAGATAGCGGAGATGTGGAGCGTTTGGTCAGTAAAATTCCTTTGAAAAAAATCAATCCACGAGAAATCGTTCAACTAGCAAAAGGACTTGGAAATGCGGAAAAAGTAAAACAATCTTTGGGGGAAAGTACGCAACCATATTTGCAAAGATTGGAAGATGCAATCAATCCATGTCGCTATATTTTGGAAAAAATTGAAAAAGAAATCAATGAAAATCCACCGGTAGCGATTGCCAAAGGAGATGTCATTAGAGATGGTGTTGATGCAGAGTTGGATGATCTTCGCAAAATTGCAACGAATGGCAAATCTTATTTGCAAGAATTACAACAACGAGAAGGAGAGAAGACTGGGATTTCTTCTTTGAAAATAGGTTTCAATAATGTATTTGGATACTATTTAGAAGTGACCAATTTACATAAAGATAAAGTGCCAGAAACTTGGATTCGCAAACAAACTTTGACCAATGCAGAGCGTTATATTACGCCGGAGTTGAAAGAATATGAAGAGAAAATTACAGGCGCAGAAGACAAAATTGCAGCGATAGAAGCGCGTATTTATGATGCACTTTTGCAAGAGTTACAAGACTATATCGCTCCCATACAGACCAATGCCAGTGTGCTTGCTATATTGGATTGCTTGATTTGTTTTGCCAATAATGCACTACAATTCAAGTACAAAAAACCGGAAGTGCATGAAGGTTTTGCATTGGATTTAAAAGAAGCTCGGCATCCTGTGATTGAACGATATTTGCCGGCAGGCGATCACTATGTTGCCAATGATATTTATTTGGATCCACAGTCACAACAGATTTTGATATTGACAGGTCCTAACATGAGTGGTAAGAGCGCTTTATTGCGACAAACGGCATTGATTACTTTGATGGCACATATTGGAAGTTTTGTTCCCGCAGATAGTGCAAAAGTGCCATTGACAGATAAGATATTTACCCGTGTCGGCGCTAGTGATAACTTGAGTGGTGGAGAATCTACATTCATGGTGGAAATGAACGAAACGGCGAGTATTATCAATAATATTTCGCCTAGAAGTTTGATTTTATTAGATGAGATTGGTCGTGGTACGTCTACATATGACGGTATCTCGATTGCGTGGAGTATCGTAGAGTATTTGCATAATGCGATGGCTAAACCCAAAACCTTTTTTGCAACGCATTATCATGAGTTGAATAATTTAGAGGAAAAATTAGATGGCGTGAAAAATTTCCATGTGACGAATAAGGAAATTGGTGGAAAAATTATTTTCTTGAGAAAATTAGCGCCTGGTGGAAGTACACATAGTTTTGGTATTCATGTTGCAAAAATGGCGGGGATGCCACCCGAACTATTACATCGTGCCAATGAAATTTTGCATACACTAGAGGAAAAAAATGGCGAGAATGAAATCGTTTCTCATTCTGATATTGGAGAAAAAATAAAGAAAATTTCTACACCAGAATTGCAACTTAACATATTTGATAGTTATACCGATACGTACGAACAAATAAGAAAACAACTGACCAATATTGATATTAATCGCCTGACACCAGTCGAGGCTTTGATGAAGTTGAATGAAATCAAACAATTGATAAAATCATAG
- a CDS encoding M1 family metallopeptidase, with protein MKKILALAMLLYSWKTQAQDHLYVPRDIEAAFQNQTRSKSGLPGSKYWQNTANYNLDIEFNPTNRLLSGVANITYFNNSPDTLKEIVFKLYPNLYQAGAMRVYPIEKEDITDGMKIETMKINQSPQSMKEVSIMGTNMFVPVKGLLPHDSLHFEIHYNYTLNKKSHIRTGAIDDNSFFIAYFFPRIAVYDDIDGWNKIPYLGTYEFYNDFAHFDTHITVPQDYAIWATGDLQNGRDMYRPNILSKLAQAEKSDTTIDVITPDELSKKLVTTDKKEHSFHFIADNVTDFVFALSDHYQWQSSSVMVDSTTKRRTRVDAVFNPSHPSYDHVIGEARNTVNLMSHYLPKWPYPYPHETVFDGLDKMEYPMMVNDVPVTDTLGSFTLTSHEIFHTMFPFYMGINETKYGWMDEGWATVGEWILTEKVFNGAIDTFDVDGYASLAGKEMDLPIMTPTSQMQGIYYEGTTAFAVNSYPKPGLGYLYVRDLLGPELFTKALHHYIATWHGKHPIPYDFFNCMNEGSGQDLNWFWKIWFFESGFSDQAIETVKDSQITIRSKGRKPTPIDLYITYRDQSKEKIHRTIEVWKNGNSSVTIPLHSNKKIEKIVLGNYFDVDIDRSDNIWVNK; from the coding sequence ATGAAAAAAATATTAGCATTGGCAATGCTATTGTATAGTTGGAAAACGCAAGCGCAAGATCATTTGTATGTTCCAAGAGATATTGAAGCGGCTTTTCAAAATCAAACAAGATCAAAAAGTGGATTACCAGGATCGAAGTATTGGCAAAATACTGCGAACTATAACTTAGATATAGAATTTAACCCGACCAATCGGTTATTGTCTGGCGTCGCCAATATTACCTATTTCAATAATAGTCCTGACACGCTAAAGGAAATCGTATTCAAATTATATCCTAATCTTTATCAAGCGGGCGCTATGCGTGTCTATCCAATCGAAAAAGAAGATATCACGGATGGAATGAAGATTGAAACGATGAAAATCAATCAATCGCCACAAAGCATGAAAGAGGTTTCCATTATGGGAACGAATATGTTTGTCCCAGTAAAAGGACTTTTGCCACATGATAGTTTGCATTTTGAGATACACTATAATTATACTTTAAACAAAAAATCACATATCCGCACAGGAGCGATTGATGACAATTCCTTTTTCATCGCCTATTTTTTCCCAAGAATTGCAGTGTATGACGATATTGATGGCTGGAACAAGATTCCTTATTTAGGTACGTATGAATTTTACAATGATTTTGCTCATTTCGATACACATATTACCGTCCCACAAGATTACGCTATCTGGGCGACAGGAGATTTACAAAATGGAAGAGACATGTATCGTCCCAATATTTTATCCAAATTAGCACAAGCAGAAAAATCGGATACAACCATTGATGTAATTACACCAGATGAACTTTCTAAAAAGCTAGTAACTACAGATAAGAAAGAACATTCATTTCATTTTATTGCGGACAACGTAACGGATTTTGTATTTGCATTAAGTGATCATTACCAATGGCAATCCTCGAGTGTAATGGTTGATTCTACAACCAAGCGAAGAACAAGAGTAGATGCTGTATTCAATCCATCTCATCCATCCTATGATCATGTCATTGGTGAAGCGCGCAACACAGTGAACTTAATGAGCCATTATTTACCAAAATGGCCTTATCCATATCCACATGAAACGGTATTTGATGGTTTGGATAAAATGGAATATCCGATGATGGTCAATGACGTTCCTGTAACGGATACGTTAGGTAGCTTCACACTCACTTCGCATGAGATTTTTCACACCATGTTTCCATTTTATATGGGAATAAATGAGACTAAATATGGTTGGATGGACGAGGGTTGGGCGACAGTTGGCGAATGGATTTTGACTGAAAAAGTATTCAACGGTGCCATTGATACATTCGATGTGGATGGATACGCATCTCTTGCTGGTAAAGAAATGGACTTACCTATCATGACGCCAACCTCGCAGATGCAAGGCATTTATTACGAAGGAACGACAGCATTTGCTGTTAATTCTTATCCCAAACCAGGATTGGGATATTTGTATGTGAGAGATTTATTAGGACCTGAATTATTTACCAAAGCCTTGCATCATTATATTGCGACTTGGCACGGCAAGCATCCTATTCCTTATGATTTTTTCAATTGTATGAATGAAGGATCAGGGCAAGATTTGAATTGGTTTTGGAAAATATGGTTTTTCGAATCTGGATTTTCTGATCAAGCAATTGAAACTGTAAAAGATAGTCAAATAACCATTCGTTCCAAAGGAAGAAAACCTACGCCAATTGACTTGTACATCACTTACAGAGATCAATCAAAAGAGAAAATACATCGTACCATTGAAGTATGGAAAAATGGGAATAGCTCGGTAACAATTCCCTTGCATTCTAATAAGAAAATAGAAAAAATCGTTTTGGGTAATTATTTCGATGTAGATATTGATCGCAGTGATAATATTTGGGTAAATAAATAA